A region of Syntrophorhabdaceae bacterium DNA encodes the following proteins:
- a CDS encoding OmpA family protein, with the protein MNIKWSLLIFFAFAFIFRVAFAQDDELPDYLRKAQNAVNKVTEKVSGTKQFTDDVLAAQNYLKLAETEYRKNLGWTGALKQEAIPNVRHYSNMAELTSMIVLSKLEKIRLDNERNQLENSIEVVRSRIKVFDNKNLEISKLKSEIASLNASILQKGVEASELSKKVAALSGDLNSLRKEIENLDVENKRLKADIESMKGQTTKDIHQLQTKLTLAEKDRALLEEISKTVALSKVSSDSFSMIIPRRLLIKQGSKGVVLAPNADMILESIAKIMKEFAEYKVYIKVYGFGTPAKQEDAKATGLMAKAIKDYFVDKAKINPESIEATGIGSSQPLFSKEMAEMNKRVEILFKKP; encoded by the coding sequence ATGAATATAAAATGGTCTCTATTAATATTTTTTGCCTTTGCCTTTATCTTTAGAGTAGCCTTTGCACAGGATGATGAATTGCCTGATTATCTTAGAAAGGCACAAAATGCCGTTAACAAGGTGACTGAAAAGGTATCTGGAACAAAGCAGTTTACAGATGACGTACTTGCTGCACAGAATTATTTGAAACTCGCTGAGACCGAATACAGGAAAAATCTTGGATGGACAGGCGCCCTTAAACAAGAGGCAATTCCAAACGTAAGACATTATTCTAATATGGCTGAATTAACTTCAATGATTGTCCTGTCGAAATTAGAAAAGATAAGGCTCGATAATGAAAGAAACCAGTTAGAAAATTCCATAGAGGTTGTCCGTTCCAGGATTAAGGTATTTGATAATAAAAATCTTGAGATCTCAAAGCTTAAATCAGAGATTGCCTCTCTTAATGCCTCGATATTACAAAAGGGAGTAGAGGCATCGGAGTTATCAAAAAAGGTCGCTGCTTTGAGTGGGGACTTAAATTCTCTCAGGAAAGAAATAGAAAACCTTGATGTTGAAAATAAAAGGTTAAAGGCTGATATCGAGTCTATGAAAGGTCAGACCACAAAAGATATCCATCAATTACAAACAAAGCTTACTTTAGCAGAGAAGGACAGAGCCCTTCTCGAAGAGATCTCAAAGACTGTGGCGCTCTCTAAGGTGTCCTCTGATAGTTTTTCAATGATTATCCCGAGACGGCTTCTTATTAAACAAGGCTCTAAAGGAGTAGTTCTTGCACCTAATGCTGATATGATCCTCGAAAGTATTGCAAAGATTATGAAAGAGTTTGCTGAATATAAAGTATATATTAAGGTTTATGGATTCGGCACCCCTGCCAAACAGGAGGACGCCAAGGCAACAGGGTTGATGGCAAAGGCAATAAAAGATTATTTTGTGGATAAAGCCAAAATAAATCCAGAATCCATAGAGGCAACAGGTATAGGATCTTCTCAACCTTTATTCTCAAAAGAGATGGCTGAGATGAATAAAAGGGTGGAGATTTTGTTCAAAAAACCATGA
- a CDS encoding S41 family peptidase produces MNKRSKIIISLVFISIFIFGFMVGAHGKRAFVPADSKEIYEYLKTFSDVIDLVKKNYVEEVKDKDIIYAAIRGMLESLDPHSSFLTPEMYKDMQTETKGEFGGIGIEITIKDGFPTVITPIEDTPAFKAGLKTGDNIIKIDGKITKNMSLIDVVKLIRGQKGKPVVLTIMREGFTTPKDFTIIRDVIVAKSVKFRMLDNEFGYIRITQFQEKTTKDLDNALLELVKMNKDKPLKGLVLDLRNDPGGLLEQAVEVSDKFLKEGLIVYIEGRKKDDKMSFHAEKKKNDYDGPLVVLVNEGSASASEIVAGALQDHRRAIIIGQKTFGKGSVQTILPLGDGSALKLTTARYFTPKGRSIQAEGITPDILVDNNMVKVKEKGMPLKEKDLERHIEVDKNKKKPEDDEKKIIDENDLQLSMAVQILKSWEALRGK; encoded by the coding sequence ATGAATAAAAGATCCAAAATAATAATAAGTCTTGTGTTTATTTCTATCTTTATCTTTGGTTTTATGGTAGGTGCCCATGGAAAAAGGGCTTTCGTTCCTGCAGATTCTAAGGAGATATATGAATATCTTAAGACATTTTCAGATGTTATAGACCTTGTGAAGAAAAACTATGTGGAAGAGGTAAAAGACAAGGATATTATTTATGCTGCCATAAGAGGTATGTTAGAATCCCTTGACCCACATTCCTCATTCCTCACGCCTGAGATGTATAAGGATATGCAGACCGAGACAAAAGGTGAATTTGGAGGGATAGGCATAGAGATAACAATAAAAGATGGGTTTCCAACTGTGATAACACCTATAGAAGATACCCCAGCATTTAAAGCAGGATTAAAGACAGGCGACAACATCATAAAGATTGATGGAAAGATAACAAAAAATATGAGCCTCATAGATGTTGTAAAACTTATAAGGGGACAAAAAGGCAAGCCTGTTGTTCTTACAATAATGAGAGAGGGTTTCACAACACCTAAGGATTTTACCATTATAAGAGATGTTATTGTGGCAAAAAGTGTTAAGTTCAGGATGTTGGATAATGAATTCGGATATATAAGGATAACTCAATTTCAGGAGAAGACAACCAAAGACCTTGATAATGCTTTATTAGAACTGGTAAAGATGAATAAAGACAAACCATTAAAAGGACTTGTCCTTGACCTAAGAAACGATCCAGGCGGTCTACTTGAGCAGGCAGTAGAGGTTTCTGATAAGTTTTTAAAGGAAGGTTTGATTGTTTATATAGAGGGCAGAAAGAAAGATGACAAGATGAGTTTTCATGCTGAAAAGAAGAAAAATGATTATGATGGACCCCTTGTAGTCCTTGTAAATGAAGGCAGTGCCAGTGCATCAGAGATTGTTGCAGGTGCGCTTCAGGATCATAGGAGGGCTATCATTATAGGCCAGAAGACCTTTGGTAAGGGCTCTGTGCAGACTATCCTTCCCCTTGGTGACGGTTCAGCATTAAAATTAACAACAGCAAGGTATTTTACACCTAAAGGACGCTCCATTCAGGCTGAAGGTATTACACCTGATATCTTAGTGGATAATAATATGGTCAAAGTTAAAGAAAAAGGTATGCCTTTAAAAGAGAAGGACCTGGAGAGACACATAGAAGTAGATAAAAACAAGAAAAAACCAGAAGATGATGAAAAGAAGATAATTGATGAAAATGACCTTCAGTTGTCTATGGCGGTTCAGATATTAAAAAGCTGGGAGGCACTTAGGGGGAAATAA
- a CDS encoding mechanosensitive ion channel family protein: MDIINNINFNNFIQKAFDWLLTSGIRIIVVILLTWIALKLTRKFIKHFLNFLTRQKDDVEFQKRTQTLGTILRYIIIITTLSIASITVLRELGINIGPILAAAGIVGLAVGFGAQSLVKDVISGFFIILEDQIRVGDVVEVGGKSGIVENINLKTTKLRDMAGNVHYVPNGLIQVVTNMTKEYSRYVFDIGVAYKEDVDRVIEVIKGIDEEMRNDPEFKDDIIEPIEILGLDQFASSSIIIKARTTTIPIKQWRVGREFNRRIKKRFDELGIEIPFPHITLFMGTDKDGNQPPIKIIKTE; encoded by the coding sequence ATGGATATTATAAACAATATTAATTTCAATAATTTTATCCAGAAGGCTTTTGATTGGCTGTTAACGAGTGGTATACGCATCATTGTTGTTATCTTATTGACATGGATAGCCTTAAAACTCACAAGAAAGTTTATAAAGCATTTCCTTAATTTTCTTACACGACAAAAGGACGATGTAGAATTTCAAAAAAGAACCCAAACCCTTGGAACAATTTTAAGATACATCATCATTATTACTACACTATCTATTGCATCTATAACTGTTTTGAGAGAACTTGGTATCAATATCGGGCCTATCCTTGCTGCAGCAGGTATTGTAGGCTTAGCAGTGGGTTTTGGTGCCCAGAGCCTTGTCAAGGATGTTATAAGCGGTTTTTTTATTATCCTGGAAGACCAGATCAGGGTAGGAGATGTGGTAGAAGTTGGTGGTAAAAGCGGAATTGTGGAAAATATAAATCTAAAAACAACCAAACTGAGGGATATGGCAGGTAATGTCCATTATGTGCCTAACGGCTTAATTCAAGTGGTGACCAATATGACCAAGGAATACTCAAGATATGTCTTCGATATAGGGGTGGCCTATAAAGAGGATGTAGACAGGGTTATAGAGGTAATAAAAGGCATAGATGAGGAGATGAGAAATGACCCTGAATTTAAAGATGATATTATAGAGCCCATAGAAATACTCGGTCTTGATCAGTTTGCAAGCTCTTCTATCATCATAAAGGCAAGGACTACCACAATCCCTATTAAGCAATGGAGGGTTGGCAGGGAGTTTAACAGACGTATAAAGAAAAGATTCGATGAACTCGGCATAGAGATACCTTTTCCTCATATAACCCTTTTTATGGGCACAGACAAAGACGGTAATCAACCACCTATTAAGATAATAAAAACAGAATGA
- the rmuC gene encoding DNA recombination protein RmuC, giving the protein MSEFSTYLIPISLFIILILQVFILFKRKQEDSPYIRETLETIERLSERTQRAVRDELSINREEMISSQRQTREELSNHLKSVGDTLNNQLMNFSESSIKTMTEIASLQKSQLDFMHGQLNILTESNEKKMEGLRITIEAKLKEMIDDNAKHLEQIRITVDEKLQGTLEKRLGESFRQVSERLEQVYKGLGEMQALASGVGDLKKVLTNVKTRGIWGEIQLGVLLEQVLAPDQYGKNVSTKEGGERVEFAVKLPGRTEDREDVVWLPIDAKFPLEDYQRLIDAQERGDTEQTDAAGRQLELRIRQCASDICNKYINPPKTTDFGILFLPTEGLFAEVIRRSSLTEYVQRECRVVIAGPTTLWSILNSLQMGFRTLAIERRSSEVWKLLGAIKTEWTKYGDILAKVQKKLHEASETIDSAQTKTRVIGRKLKDVQMLPVDEARAVLNTDDNLE; this is encoded by the coding sequence ATGAGTGAATTCTCAACATATTTAATCCCCATATCTCTCTTCATTATACTGATCCTGCAGGTCTTTATCCTTTTTAAGAGAAAACAGGAAGATTCTCCTTACATACGAGAGACTTTAGAAACCATAGAGAGATTAAGTGAACGAACCCAGCGAGCAGTGAGGGATGAGCTAAGCATAAATAGAGAGGAGATGATAAGCTCACAACGTCAGACCAGAGAGGAATTGTCAAATCATCTCAAATCAGTAGGCGATACTTTGAACAATCAACTCATGAATTTTAGCGAATCATCCATAAAAACCATGACAGAGATAGCGTCTCTACAGAAATCACAGCTTGATTTTATGCATGGACAGCTAAATATTCTCACAGAATCCAATGAAAAGAAGATGGAAGGTTTAAGGATTACCATAGAAGCCAAGTTAAAAGAGATGATAGATGATAATGCAAAACATCTTGAACAGATAAGGATTACTGTGGATGAAAAACTCCAGGGGACACTTGAAAAACGTCTCGGCGAATCCTTCAGACAGGTGAGCGAACGCTTAGAACAGGTATATAAAGGATTAGGTGAGATGCAGGCCCTTGCCAGCGGTGTAGGGGACCTAAAAAAGGTGCTTACCAATGTCAAGACAAGGGGGATTTGGGGTGAGATCCAGCTTGGGGTCCTTCTGGAACAGGTGCTTGCCCCTGATCAGTATGGAAAAAATGTGTCTACAAAGGAAGGAGGCGAGAGGGTTGAATTCGCCGTAAAGCTTCCTGGAAGAACAGAAGATAGAGAAGATGTAGTATGGCTCCCTATAGACGCCAAGTTTCCTTTAGAGGATTACCAGCGTCTTATAGATGCCCAGGAAAGAGGAGATACAGAACAGACTGATGCTGCAGGTAGACAGCTTGAATTGAGGATCAGACAATGTGCCTCTGATATATGTAATAAATATATAAATCCCCCTAAAACCACAGATTTTGGAATACTTTTTCTGCCTACTGAAGGTTTATTTGCTGAGGTTATAAGAAGGTCATCCCTTACAGAATATGTGCAGAGGGAGTGCAGGGTAGTAATAGCAGGGCCAACAACACTTTGGTCTATATTAAACAGTCTCCAGATGGGATTTAGAACCCTGGCAATAGAGAGGCGTTCCAGTGAGGTATGGAAGCTTCTCGGTGCAATAAAGACTGAATGGACAAAATACGGTGATATACTCGCCAAGGTTCAGAAAAAACTCCACGAGGCATCAGAGACCATTGATAGCGCTCAGACAAAGACAAGGGTTATTGGAAGAAAATTGAAGGATGTCCAAATGCTGCCAGTAGATGAAGCAAGGGCGGTTCTAAATACTGATGATAACTTGGAATGA
- a CDS encoding cation:proton antiporter, with product MYEQVFYEIAIILGLTTILGVIIMVLRQPLIIAFLITGALSGPSLFSLIKSHEQVELLAQIGISILLFVVGLRLDLRLIRTTGPVALATGLGQIIFTTILGFFIAYAMGFSIIGSLYISVALTFSSTIIIVKLLSDKKEIDALHGRIAVGFLIVQDIVAILAMIILTAIGGGISVQDSATIKIIGILAKGLGLLVAIGIMIRFVLPKFTKLLAFNQELLVLFAIAWAVFLSATGDYLGFSKEVGAFLGGISLASTGYRELIAARLVSIRDFLLLFFFIDLGSRIDLSIAGPQIPNAIYMSLFVLIGNPLIVMAIMGFMGYRRRTGFMAGLTVAQISEFSLILTTLGLSLGHINIEAMSLVTLVGIITICLSSYMIIYSGTLYKWLFPFLKIFERKHPYRENITTDMCQVPEVDMLIIGLGNYGSNLATHLLERKKRIAGVDFDPHALEIWRSKGIPVIFGDVGDPEFIDNLPIHCSAWIVSTIRDRDLNMTLLHLLRERRYEGKIALTATNEEESTLYSSHGAHVILKPFIDASEEAADSLTEAMDLFPKDIELPLAIKEIRLKRGSIFAGSKIKDTDLRNLTGISIVAISRAGRVYLEPNPDFQLFPGDRVVIVGEHSSIKHAEEMLMEIKDHEPAVSPKRFATAEVNVSNNSPMAGKSFAEIGFRSKYSATVIGIIRGDEYIKLPKANNVIQKGDKLLVIGKPEVVQRLKDMEL from the coding sequence ATGTATGAACAGGTCTTTTATGAGATAGCAATCATACTTGGTCTTACAACTATACTCGGCGTGATCATCATGGTTCTTCGCCAGCCTCTTATCATTGCATTTCTTATAACAGGTGCACTCTCAGGCCCATCATTGTTTTCTCTCATAAAAAGCCATGAACAGGTAGAATTACTTGCACAAATAGGTATATCTATACTACTTTTTGTAGTAGGTCTTCGCCTTGACTTGAGACTTATTCGCACCACAGGACCGGTGGCATTGGCAACAGGCCTGGGACAAATTATATTTACAACCATCTTAGGCTTTTTTATTGCATATGCCATGGGTTTCTCCATAATAGGTTCTCTCTATATATCTGTGGCACTCACATTCTCAAGTACAATCATTATAGTAAAACTCCTTTCAGATAAAAAAGAGATAGATGCCTTACACGGCAGGATCGCGGTAGGATTTCTTATAGTTCAGGATATAGTAGCCATCCTTGCCATGATTATATTGACTGCCATAGGAGGCGGAATCAGTGTCCAAGACTCAGCAACCATAAAAATAATCGGTATTTTGGCTAAAGGTTTAGGTCTTCTTGTTGCGATAGGTATTATGATACGTTTTGTTTTACCTAAGTTTACAAAGCTTCTGGCATTCAATCAGGAACTCCTTGTTCTGTTTGCTATAGCATGGGCAGTTTTTTTAAGTGCAACAGGAGATTATCTCGGATTCAGCAAAGAAGTAGGAGCATTTCTTGGAGGCATCTCGCTTGCTTCTACAGGATACAGGGAATTGATTGCAGCAAGACTCGTAAGTATTCGTGATTTCCTTTTATTATTCTTTTTTATTGACCTCGGTTCAAGGATCGATCTAAGCATTGCTGGACCTCAAATCCCAAATGCCATATATATGTCTTTATTTGTCCTAATAGGCAATCCGCTTATTGTCATGGCTATTATGGGTTTTATGGGATATAGACGCCGCACAGGATTCATGGCAGGATTAACTGTAGCCCAAATAAGTGAGTTTTCCCTTATACTTACTACCCTTGGGTTAAGCCTCGGCCATATAAACATAGAGGCGATGAGCCTTGTAACCCTTGTAGGTATTATAACAATTTGCCTATCCAGTTATATGATTATCTATTCAGGGACTTTATACAAATGGCTTTTCCCATTTTTAAAAATTTTTGAGCGTAAACATCCTTATCGTGAAAATATAACAACAGATATGTGTCAGGTTCCTGAAGTAGATATGCTTATTATTGGACTCGGTAATTATGGAAGCAACCTTGCAACACATCTATTGGAGAGAAAAAAACGTATAGCTGGTGTAGACTTTGACCCACATGCACTGGAAATATGGCGATCCAAAGGCATACCTGTTATTTTTGGTGATGTAGGAGACCCTGAATTTATAGACAATCTGCCTATCCACTGCTCTGCATGGATTGTAAGTACAATAAGAGATAGGGATCTAAATATGACGCTTCTGCATCTTTTAAGGGAGCGTCGCTACGAAGGTAAGATTGCCCTTACTGCCACCAATGAGGAAGAATCAACATTGTATTCCTCCCACGGTGCCCATGTAATACTCAAACCATTTATAGACGCCTCAGAAGAGGCAGCTGATTCACTAACCGAGGCCATGGATCTATTTCCTAAGGACATTGAATTGCCCCTTGCAATAAAAGAGATAAGATTGAAAAGAGGATCTATCTTTGCAGGATCTAAAATAAAAGATACTGACCTAAGGAACCTTACAGGCATTTCTATTGTGGCAATTAGTAGGGCTGGACGTGTCTATCTTGAGCCTAATCCTGATTTTCAGCTCTTCCCTGGAGATCGTGTTGTTATTGTTGGTGAACATTCGAGTATTAAGCATGCAGAAGAGATGCTTATGGAGATAAAAGACCACGAACCTGCTGTATCTCCCAAAAGGTTTGCAACAGCAGAGGTAAATGTGTCTAACAATTCACCTATGGCAGGTAAATCCTTTGCTGAAATCGGATTTAGAAGTAAATACTCTGCCACTGTAATAGGTATTATTAGGGGCGATGAGTATATCAAATTACCTAAAGCAAATAATGTAATCCAAAAAGGGGATAAATTATTGGTTATAGGGAAACCAGAGGTGGTTCAGAGACTAAAAGATATGGAGCTTTGA
- a CDS encoding 4-hydroxyphenylacetate 3-hydroxylase N-terminal domain-containing protein produces the protein MGLKTKDEYIESLRALKPTAYMFGQRITNIVDNPRIRAGIEATGATYELAHMPEYRDLIVTVSPLINEEVNRFTLPPSSIEDLVARVKINRKVANYVATCHQRCTGLDCLSTLAIVTYDIDQKYGTSYNKNFIEFLKYMQKNDLTANAGVTDVKGDRSLAPHEQPDKDMFLHVVEKREDGIVVRGAKAHQTGSLSSHEIIVLPTRAMSKNDKDYAVSFAIPSDTEGLIHVVGRSTLDMREIDGCDIGNIYYSKYCPTLIFNDVFVPWNRVFMCGETEFASEMVIKFSSFHRQSHGGCKSGKIDCMIGTALTLMDYNGTSKAGHLKQKVIDMIHRAETLYGCCLASSYEGKKQPSGNYFIDTVLANASKIHEGKELAEAIRLMIDVCGGFVADLPSDRDFSNPEIGGLLKKYLKGVEGVPVENRIKMYRLAEKLALESADTISDIHGGGSPEAHRVTIFRETDIESKKKAAKRLAGIKD, from the coding sequence ATGGGACTAAAGACAAAAGATGAATATATTGAATCTTTAAGGGCATTAAAACCTACGGCATATATGTTTGGTCAACGTATTACAAATATAGTAGATAACCCCCGCATAAGGGCAGGAATTGAAGCAACAGGTGCAACCTATGAACTGGCACATATGCCTGAATACAGAGACCTTATAGTAACTGTAAGTCCATTGATAAATGAAGAGGTCAATCGGTTCACATTACCCCCATCAAGCATCGAAGATTTAGTTGCCAGGGTCAAGATAAATCGTAAGGTGGCAAATTATGTAGCCACATGCCATCAGAGATGCACTGGTCTTGATTGTCTTTCAACACTGGCAATTGTCACATATGATATCGACCAAAAATATGGCACAAGCTATAACAAAAATTTCATAGAGTTTTTAAAATATATGCAAAAAAACGACCTGACCGCTAATGCTGGTGTTACTGATGTAAAGGGCGACCGTTCCCTGGCACCACATGAGCAACCTGATAAAGATATGTTTCTCCATGTTGTTGAAAAAAGAGAAGATGGTATTGTTGTAAGAGGTGCAAAGGCACACCAGACAGGCTCTTTATCCTCCCATGAGATAATAGTCCTCCCTACAAGGGCAATGAGCAAAAACGATAAAGACTACGCAGTATCATTTGCCATTCCATCTGATACAGAAGGCTTAATACATGTAGTTGGCAGGTCTACACTTGATATGCGTGAGATCGATGGATGCGATATAGGTAACATATATTATTCGAAATACTGTCCCACACTTATTTTTAATGATGTTTTTGTCCCCTGGAACAGAGTATTTATGTGCGGAGAAACAGAGTTTGCCTCTGAAATGGTAATAAAATTCTCCTCCTTCCACAGACAGAGCCATGGCGGATGCAAATCCGGTAAGATAGACTGCATGATAGGTACTGCCCTTACATTAATGGATTACAACGGGACTTCCAAGGCAGGTCACCTAAAACAAAAGGTTATAGATATGATCCACAGGGCAGAAACACTATATGGATGCTGCCTTGCATCGTCTTATGAAGGCAAAAAACAGCCATCAGGGAATTACTTTATAGATACTGTCCTTGCCAATGCCTCTAAGATCCATGAGGGAAAGGAACTTGCCGAAGCAATAAGACTTATGATTGATGTTTGTGGTGGTTTTGTGGCAGACCTGCCCTCAGATAGGGATTTTTCAAACCCTGAGATAGGAGGTCTTCTTAAAAAATATCTTAAAGGTGTAGAGGGTGTCCCTGTAGAAAATCGTATAAAAATGTATAGGCTTGCAGAGAAGCTTGCCCTTGAAAGTGCAGATACCATATCAGATATCCACGGTGGAGGTTCACCAGAAGCACACAGGGTAACCATTTTTAGGGAAACGGACATAGAAAGCAAGAAAAAGGCTGCAAAGCGTCTTGCAGGCATAAAAGATTAA
- a CDS encoding GntR family transcriptional regulator has product MDTKKQKEDSSQIAYNGIRRMLYNKEIVPGQKIAYRDLAVKLNLSPTPIVQALKWLELQGFVSHEPNRGFYMTPFSIKELEELYELRELVEPSLLPATIHRLTKEGLAELKKALEAHLSAEREFYLKERLFKNRDFHMKLASLSGKDTQIRLLQNVFDMLFLKYGGNYFPMSSLSSTDQEHQEIFDAVSLRSLERAQRVLKNHLTNVKIQVLTSVKKILAEQNQQYF; this is encoded by the coding sequence ATGGATACAAAAAAGCAAAAAGAAGACAGCAGTCAAATAGCCTATAATGGTATAAGGCGTATGCTGTATAATAAAGAGATCGTACCTGGACAGAAGATTGCTTATCGTGACCTTGCCGTTAAGTTAAATTTAAGTCCCACCCCCATTGTGCAGGCTTTAAAATGGCTTGAATTGCAGGGTTTTGTAAGCCATGAGCCTAATAGAGGCTTTTACATGACACCATTCAGCATTAAAGAATTAGAGGAATTATATGAATTAAGAGAACTTGTAGAACCATCCCTGCTTCCTGCAACTATACACCGTTTAACAAAAGAAGGACTTGCAGAGCTTAAAAAAGCCCTTGAGGCACACCTATCTGCAGAAAGAGAATTTTATCTAAAGGAAAGACTGTTTAAAAACAGAGATTTTCATATGAAGCTGGCGTCCCTTTCTGGTAAAGATACGCAAATACGACTACTGCAAAATGTATTTGATATGTTATTTCTCAAATATGGCGGCAATTATTTCCCTATGTCATCACTGTCATCAACGGATCAAGAACATCAGGAGATTTTTGATGCTGTTTCCCTCCGAAGCCTTGAAAGGGCCCAAAGAGTCCTAAAAAACCATCTAACCAATGTTAAAATACAGGTGCTTACAAGCGTAAAAAAGATACTTGCCGAACAAAACCAACAATATTTTTAA
- a CDS encoding acetate--CoA ligase family protein, giving the protein MRLHEYEALDIFEQNRIPVPRRGLAETVDDAIHIAGEIGYPVMVKAQVLVGGRGLAGGIKSASNPDELEIVAEEILSSEIKGLSVRKILVCEKIDISKELYMGITIDGYSGQPVILVSTEGGVLIEETAKTSPEKIAAIHIDPSFGYYPYQARKLLRRLGLNQQLIQAWSDIIGQLYNISVRYEALIAEINPLVVTANGGLIAVDAVLEIDDSALSRIRLPLPDRIERIENPLERRGREIGVTYVDLDGDIGLISSGAGLGMASMDIIGQKMRPANFLETGGGITADLLYKCMELVMMKSNLRAIFINVYGGINPIHEGAKGVVRYIKEHNLRIPVVAKALGNRQEETWEIFRSGGVHVVTEAATEKAIEMLYKILNEQRG; this is encoded by the coding sequence ATGAGATTGCATGAATATGAAGCATTGGATATATTTGAGCAAAACAGGATACCTGTTCCACGTCGTGGTTTGGCAGAGACGGTAGATGATGCCATCCATATCGCCGGTGAGATAGGCTATCCTGTTATGGTAAAGGCGCAGGTTCTTGTAGGAGGCAGGGGTCTTGCAGGTGGTATTAAATCTGCATCCAACCCCGATGAATTAGAAATTGTTGCGGAAGAAATCCTATCATCAGAGATAAAAGGCCTTTCTGTTAGAAAGATATTGGTATGTGAAAAAATTGATATATCTAAAGAACTCTATATGGGAATTACAATCGATGGATATTCAGGACAACCTGTTATCCTTGTAAGCACAGAGGGTGGTGTTCTCATAGAAGAGACGGCAAAGACATCACCAGAGAAGATTGCAGCCATACATATTGACCCATCATTTGGTTATTACCCTTATCAAGCAAGAAAACTTTTAAGGAGACTCGGACTAAATCAACAGCTTATTCAAGCTTGGTCTGATATTATCGGCCAGCTATACAATATATCTGTTCGTTATGAAGCACTTATTGCTGAGATAAACCCCCTTGTTGTCACGGCAAATGGTGGTTTAATTGCCGTAGATGCTGTCCTTGAAATAGATGATTCAGCCCTATCAAGGATACGTCTACCTCTGCCTGACCGAATAGAGAGGATAGAAAATCCACTTGAACGAAGGGGGAGAGAGATAGGTGTTACATATGTTGACCTTGATGGTGATATAGGTCTTATATCTTCAGGGGCAGGGCTTGGTATGGCTTCTATGGATATAATAGGTCAAAAGATGAGACCTGCTAATTTTCTTGAGACTGGAGGAGGTATAACTGCGGATTTATTGTATAAATGCATGGAACTTGTCATGATGAAGTCAAATTTAAGGGCAATATTTATAAATGTCTATGGCGGTATAAATCCTATACATGAAGGTGCAAAAGGTGTGGTGCGTTATATAAAAGAGCATAATCTAAGGATACCTGTTGTTGCAAAGGCACTTGGAAATCGTCAGGAGGAGACTTGGGAGATATTTAGATCAGGCGGTGTCCATGTGGTAACTGAGGCAGCAACTGAAAAGGCGATAGAGATGTTGTATAAGATATTAAACGAACAAAGAGGTTAA